One region of Marivirga arenosa genomic DNA includes:
- a CDS encoding putative LPS assembly protein LptD: MRRYILSIFIFIVPYFGFAQDADSLVQKTDSLINTSLDIDSLKTLTDSTATIISDSTKAEADTVKNKKKGDIATTVNYNAKDSLNFNLKTQDIIMYKEAHVDYGEIELDADKIKVNYNTKVLDASGLKDTSGNISGKPIFSDRGQVYQTDEIRYNFDTKKAIIKGVVTQQGEAFMHSNWTKKNEKDELFSDHALYTTCNLDHPHFGISANKLKLIPGDKILAGPFNLEITELPTPLLFPFGMFPMPNNKTSGILFPTYGEENRRGFFLRDGGYYWAISEYIDLALRGEIYSKGSYGLSLASNYKKRYSYSGNINIRFNQQQIGESEVDSAVSKDFWIQWSHRPESKGTGRFSASVNGGTSSYNQNNPTSNYQQQVNANFNSNISYSNVIAGTPFNYAISARHNQNIRTNEIDILLPEVALNMNRQYPFKKVNLDGFDWLQKMNYSYNFTSTNRITNNIGRVSLEATEDSIADFSPENLPFLLERANNGGRHRVPVSTSFNLFKFITASPNFNYDEVWYLRELNHRYSDSLKTVVIDTLNTFSRAGSYNAGIGFTTRLYGTIYPKNGPVKAVRHIMTPTVNFNWRPDFGEEQYGIYKEVQTDSLGNTRIFSKYDGFVYGSPGRGKSGTIGISLANTIEMKVKKASDTSDTPTKVKIFDNLSFSTSYNIIADSFRLAPISINARTNLFNNKLDVNIQTGINPYVIVLDSIITNERGESEVFQREIDQYAWEGGQGIGRLTTANIALSTNLNPKGKKSDDENRNNLEDKARQAGATEDQVQALSNNPQMYVDFDVPWNLRVRYNIRWSKDGYEEATVQQTMNFSGDINFTENWKVGFTSGYDFEQKDFTQTSINIFRNLHCWQINANWVPFGRFQSFSVDIGVKASILQDLKLNRRRSWWDN, encoded by the coding sequence TTGAGGCGGTATATTTTAAGTATTTTCATATTCATTGTTCCTTATTTTGGTTTTGCTCAAGACGCGGATTCTTTAGTACAGAAAACCGATTCCTTGATTAACACATCCCTCGATATTGATAGTCTTAAAACTTTAACAGACTCTACAGCTACTATAATTTCTGATAGTACAAAAGCTGAAGCTGATACTGTTAAAAACAAGAAAAAAGGGGACATCGCAACCACAGTCAATTACAATGCCAAGGATTCTTTAAACTTTAACTTGAAAACTCAAGACATTATTATGTATAAAGAGGCCCATGTAGATTATGGAGAAATTGAACTAGATGCTGATAAGATAAAAGTTAATTACAATACCAAGGTACTAGATGCCAGTGGATTAAAAGATACTTCCGGTAATATTAGCGGTAAACCAATATTCTCGGATAGAGGCCAAGTTTATCAAACAGATGAAATTAGATATAATTTCGACACCAAAAAAGCCATTATTAAGGGTGTAGTAACCCAGCAAGGGGAAGCCTTCATGCATTCAAACTGGACGAAAAAGAACGAAAAGGATGAACTATTCAGTGACCACGCTCTCTATACTACTTGTAATTTAGATCATCCTCATTTTGGTATCTCAGCAAATAAATTAAAATTAATTCCTGGAGATAAAATACTTGCTGGCCCTTTTAACCTAGAAATCACAGAACTTCCCACGCCTTTATTATTTCCATTTGGTATGTTTCCGATGCCCAATAATAAGACCTCTGGTATTTTATTCCCCACTTACGGTGAAGAAAATAGAAGAGGATTTTTCTTAAGAGATGGAGGTTATTATTGGGCTATCAGTGAATATATTGATTTAGCTTTAAGAGGTGAAATTTATTCAAAAGGAAGTTATGGTTTATCTTTAGCTTCAAATTATAAAAAGAGATACAGTTATAGCGGAAACATTAACATCCGTTTTAATCAGCAGCAAATTGGGGAATCTGAAGTAGATTCAGCAGTTTCAAAAGATTTCTGGATACAATGGTCACATCGACCTGAATCAAAAGGGACAGGAAGATTCTCTGCTTCAGTGAATGGTGGAACCTCAAGCTATAACCAAAACAACCCAACTTCAAACTACCAGCAGCAAGTAAACGCGAACTTTAACTCCAATATTTCTTATTCTAACGTTATTGCAGGAACGCCTTTCAATTATGCGATAAGTGCAAGACACAATCAAAATATTAGAACTAATGAAATTGACATTCTATTACCAGAAGTAGCTTTGAACATGAACAGGCAGTATCCATTTAAAAAGGTTAATCTGGATGGTTTTGACTGGCTACAGAAAATGAATTATTCATACAATTTTACAAGTACAAATAGAATAACAAATAATATTGGAAGAGTTAGCCTGGAAGCTACAGAAGATAGTATTGCAGACTTTAGTCCAGAAAATTTACCTTTCTTATTAGAAAGAGCTAATAATGGAGGTAGGCATAGAGTACCAGTTTCTACTTCTTTTAATTTATTTAAGTTCATTACGGCAAGTCCTAACTTTAATTATGATGAGGTATGGTATCTAAGAGAATTAAATCACAGATACAGTGATTCTTTAAAAACTGTAGTAATTGATACCTTAAATACTTTTAGTAGAGCTGGCTCTTACAATGCTGGCATTGGTTTTACTACTAGATTATATGGTACAATTTACCCTAAGAATGGACCAGTGAAAGCAGTTCGCCACATTATGACTCCAACTGTAAACTTCAACTGGCGTCCCGATTTTGGTGAGGAACAATATGGTATTTACAAGGAAGTTCAGACTGACTCTCTTGGAAACACTAGAATCTTTTCAAAATATGATGGATTTGTTTACGGTAGTCCTGGTAGAGGGAAATCGGGAACAATAGGTATTTCCTTAGCTAATACCATTGAAATGAAAGTTAAAAAGGCTAGTGATACTTCTGACACTCCTACTAAAGTGAAAATTTTTGACAACCTTTCTTTTTCCACCAGTTATAATATAATAGCTGATTCATTTAGATTGGCACCCATCTCTATAAATGCTAGAACAAACCTTTTTAACAATAAATTAGATGTTAACATACAAACTGGCATAAATCCATATGTTATAGTATTGGATAGTATCATAACAAATGAAAGGGGTGAGTCCGAGGTTTTTCAACGTGAAATTGATCAATATGCTTGGGAAGGTGGCCAAGGAATAGGACGATTAACCACAGCAAATATTGCATTATCAACTAACCTGAACCCTAAGGGTAAGAAAAGCGATGATGAAAACCGAAATAATTTAGAAGACAAAGCTAGGCAAGCTGGTGCCACTGAAGATCAGGTGCAGGCATTATCCAATAATCCTCAAATGTATGTTGATTTCGATGTTCCATGGAACTTAAGAGTACGATATAATATCAGATGGAGCAAAGACGGCTATGAAGAAGCTACAGTGCAACAAACCATGAATTTCAGCGGGGACATTAATTTCACAGAAAACTGGAAAGTTGGTTTCACTTCGGGTTATGATTTTGAGCAAAAAGACTTCACACAAACTTCCATCAATATCTTCAGAAATCTACACTGTTGGCAAATTAATGCAAATTGGGTACCATTTGGAAGATTCCAATCTTTCAGTGTAGATATTGGAGTAAAGGCTTCAATTTTACAGGATTTGAAATTAAACAGAAGAAGAAGCTGGTGGGATAATTAA
- a CDS encoding N-acetylmuramoyl-L-alanine amidase family protein, whose protein sequence is MVLGSFTNLNKPSYKVNKVVIDAGHGGKDSGTRGVMSKEKDIALDIALELGEIIKEYLPDVEVIYTRKDDNFVELDERSNIANKNGADLFVSIHCNAVDYSEKVHGTETWIMGLHKSETNLNVAKRENAVILMEDNYEEKYEGFDPNDPASHILFSLYQNAYLANSLNLAEKVEYQFDKRVGRHSRGVKQAGFVVLFKSSMPSVLIETGFLSNPKEERYLNDDLGKTYIASGIFRAIRDYKVEIESMN, encoded by the coding sequence ATGGTCCTTGGCTCATTCACAAATCTTAATAAACCTTCATATAAAGTAAATAAGGTTGTGATTGATGCTGGACATGGGGGCAAAGATAGTGGAACACGAGGCGTAATGTCAAAAGAAAAAGATATTGCTTTAGATATTGCTTTGGAGCTAGGTGAAATCATTAAAGAATATTTGCCTGATGTTGAAGTCATTTATACTAGAAAAGATGATAATTTTGTTGAACTTGACGAACGCTCGAATATCGCGAACAAAAATGGTGCCGACCTGTTTGTATCTATTCATTGTAATGCAGTTGACTATAGCGAAAAAGTTCACGGCACAGAAACCTGGATAATGGGACTTCATAAGTCAGAAACAAACTTGAATGTAGCAAAAAGAGAAAATGCTGTTATTCTTATGGAGGATAACTACGAAGAAAAGTATGAGGGTTTTGATCCGAATGATCCAGCTTCTCACATATTATTTTCTTTATACCAAAATGCTTATTTAGCTAATAGTTTGAATCTTGCCGAAAAAGTAGAATATCAGTTCGATAAGAGAGTAGGAAGACACAGTAGGGGTGTTAAACAAGCCGGATTTGTGGTTTTATTTAAAAGCTCAATGCCGAGTGTACTGATTGAAACTGGCTTCTTAAGTAATCCTAAAGAGGAAAGATATTTGAACGATGACTTAGGAAAGACGTATATAGCATCGGGTATTTTCCGTGCCATCCGAGATTACAAAGTAGAAATTGAATCAATGAACTAA
- a CDS encoding MlaD family protein has product MKIAKEIKVAVLAITSIVIFYFGFNYLKGIDFFDPKNEYYAVYDQVNGLTVSNPVLLSGLSVGRVSRIEILQEQENKLKVYFEVREDITLGDESVAMLATDILGSQTIVLKRNNVVEPIAEGSEVKGDVEPALTEQIQQQAYPVLKTLDSVGQHLNGILANIDRNESKIQNIMLHVETTTRNLAEISEKQAKIGAMIDDFKKISAALADERTGLKALLNKTNGIADSVNSLELAKVVNRLDSTLITINSTVASMQDGEGTVDKLLNDDSLYLNLNQTLVDLDALLIDMKDQPKKYVHFSLFGSKDKKK; this is encoded by the coding sequence TTGAAAATAGCTAAAGAAATTAAAGTTGCCGTCTTGGCAATTACATCAATTGTAATATTCTATTTTGGTTTTAATTACCTTAAAGGAATAGATTTTTTTGATCCTAAAAATGAATATTATGCTGTTTATGACCAAGTGAATGGTTTAACAGTATCTAATCCTGTGTTATTAAGCGGACTTTCAGTGGGGAGAGTAAGTAGAATTGAAATTCTTCAAGAGCAGGAAAATAAATTGAAAGTTTATTTTGAGGTAAGGGAGGATATCACTTTAGGAGATGAATCGGTTGCTATGTTAGCAACAGACATTCTAGGATCTCAAACTATAGTGTTGAAAAGGAATAATGTGGTTGAACCTATAGCGGAAGGAAGCGAAGTGAAAGGAGATGTAGAACCCGCATTAACTGAACAAATTCAACAACAAGCCTATCCAGTATTAAAGACTTTAGACTCTGTTGGCCAACATTTAAATGGAATACTCGCAAACATCGATCGTAACGAGAGTAAAATACAAAATATTATGCTTCATGTGGAAACTACCACCAGAAATTTAGCAGAGATTTCAGAAAAGCAAGCTAAGATAGGAGCGATGATCGATGATTTTAAAAAAATATCTGCTGCTTTGGCTGATGAAAGAACTGGACTAAAAGCATTACTTAATAAAACAAATGGTATTGCCGATTCTGTTAATTCTTTAGAATTAGCTAAAGTTGTGAATAGATTAGATTCTACATTAATCACAATCAATTCTACAGTGGCTTCAATGCAGGATGGTGAAGGCACGGTTGATAAATTACTAAATGATGATTCTTTATATCTTAATCTAAATCAGACATTAGTTGATTTAGATGCCTTATTGATTGATATGAAGGATCAGCCTAAGAAGTATGTACACTTCTCATTATTTGGTAGTAAAGACAAGAAGAAATAA
- a CDS encoding acyl-CoA carboxylase subunit beta yields the protein MDIEFNKNEDLNKQEVDKLKHKLEKVYLGGGEKKIESQHKKGKLTARERIDYLVDDGSEFLEIGAFAADGMYEEVGGCPSAGVVTGIGYVEGRQVVIVANDATVKAGAWFPMTAKKNLRAQEVAMENRLPIIYLVDSAGVFLPMQNEIFPDKEHFGRQFRNNAKMSSMGIIQVAAIMGSCVAGGAYLPIMADEAMIVNKTGSIFLAGSYLVKAAIGEDIDNETLGGATTHCEISGVTDNKHETDQDCLDDIKRIFNKIGSFEKAGFNREEPAAPKKDEKEIYGLLPNDRVKPYDTRDIIERLVDNSEFDEYKALYGKSIICGTARIDGWAVGIVANQRKVVKTKKGEMQMGGVIYSDSADKAARFIMNCNQRKIPLVFLQDVSGFMIGSKSEHGGIIKDGAKMVNAMANSVVPKFTIVIGNSYGAGNYAMCGKAYDPRLIYAWPTAQIAVMSGAAAAKTLLQIKVATLKAKGEEISEEDKEKMLKEITDKYNEELSPYYAASRLWVDGIIDPLETRKVISMGIEAADHAPIEKPFNVGVIQT from the coding sequence ATGGATATTGAATTTAATAAGAACGAGGACCTCAATAAACAAGAGGTAGATAAGTTAAAGCACAAGCTTGAAAAAGTATATTTAGGTGGGGGAGAAAAAAAGATTGAATCCCAACACAAAAAAGGAAAATTAACAGCAAGAGAACGTATTGATTATTTAGTAGATGATGGTTCTGAATTTTTAGAAATCGGAGCATTTGCTGCAGATGGTATGTATGAAGAGGTAGGCGGTTGCCCTTCTGCTGGTGTAGTTACGGGAATTGGATATGTAGAAGGTAGACAGGTGGTTATTGTAGCTAATGATGCTACCGTTAAGGCTGGGGCATGGTTTCCCATGACAGCAAAGAAAAATTTACGCGCTCAGGAAGTAGCGATGGAGAATAGATTGCCTATCATTTATTTAGTAGATAGTGCTGGTGTATTCCTGCCAATGCAAAATGAAATTTTCCCTGATAAAGAACATTTTGGAAGACAATTTAGAAATAATGCAAAAATGTCTTCAATGGGAATTATTCAAGTAGCTGCTATCATGGGTAGCTGTGTAGCAGGAGGCGCTTATTTACCGATTATGGCGGATGAAGCTATGATTGTAAATAAAACAGGATCTATATTCTTAGCAGGTTCATATTTAGTAAAAGCTGCTATAGGTGAAGATATTGATAATGAAACATTAGGTGGAGCTACTACACATTGCGAAATCTCAGGTGTTACGGATAATAAGCATGAAACTGATCAGGATTGCTTAGACGATATTAAAAGGATTTTTAATAAAATAGGTAGCTTTGAAAAAGCTGGTTTTAACAGAGAAGAACCAGCAGCACCTAAAAAAGATGAGAAAGAAATCTATGGTTTACTACCGAATGATCGAGTAAAACCTTACGATACTAGAGATATAATAGAAAGACTGGTTGATAATTCAGAGTTTGATGAATACAAAGCCTTATACGGTAAATCTATCATTTGCGGAACAGCAAGAATTGATGGATGGGCAGTTGGAATAGTAGCAAACCAAAGAAAAGTTGTAAAAACTAAGAAAGGGGAAATGCAGATGGGGGGAGTAATTTATTCCGACTCTGCTGATAAAGCTGCAAGGTTTATCATGAATTGTAATCAACGAAAAATTCCACTTGTATTCCTTCAAGATGTAAGCGGCTTTATGATTGGAAGTAAATCTGAGCATGGTGGTATTATTAAGGATGGGGCTAAAATGGTAAATGCTATGGCCAACTCGGTAGTACCTAAATTTACTATTGTGATTGGTAATTCATACGGAGCAGGTAATTATGCAATGTGTGGAAAGGCTTATGATCCTCGACTAATCTATGCATGGCCTACAGCCCAAATTGCAGTAATGAGTGGAGCGGCTGCAGCAAAAACCTTATTGCAAATAAAAGTAGCTACCCTTAAAGCAAAAGGAGAGGAAATATCAGAAGAGGATAAGGAGAAAATGCTGAAGGAAATTACCGATAAGTATAATGAAGAACTTTCTCCATATTATGCAGCCTCTCGATTATGGGTGGATGGTATTATTGATCCATTAGAAACTAGGAAAGTAATTTCAATGGGGATTGAGGCAGCAGATCATGCGCCAATAGAAAAACCATTTAATGTAGGAGTAATCCAAACCTAA
- a CDS encoding transglutaminase-like domain-containing protein — protein MDLDKKEFKALVSLLEDDDQEISSHVEGKIMSLGSDIIPYLEEQWENSFDPNVQRKIEDMIHNLQFSQLKEKLRDWKEGGAESLLEGMWLISLYQYPDTDLNELNKEVEQIYYDIWVELKEDLHPYDQVKIINSALFSKLKFRANTKNFHSPNNSFLKSVLESKKGNPISLSVIYMLVAEKLGMPIYGVNLPNLFIVTYKSEETQFYINAFNRGLIFSKKDIDNYLANLNLTPKPIYYEPCSNEDIIKRVLRNLIMAYEKLDDHQKADEIKELLIEVSGGIDFDALGL, from the coding sequence TTGGATTTAGATAAGAAAGAATTCAAAGCTTTAGTATCTCTTTTAGAAGACGATGATCAGGAGATAAGCTCTCATGTTGAAGGAAAGATAATGTCTCTTGGAAGCGATATTATCCCATATCTGGAAGAGCAATGGGAAAATAGCTTTGATCCTAATGTACAAAGGAAAATTGAAGATATGATTCATAATCTTCAATTTTCTCAGCTGAAGGAAAAGCTAAGGGATTGGAAAGAAGGTGGTGCAGAAAGCTTGCTTGAAGGCATGTGGCTAATTTCCTTGTATCAATATCCTGATACTGATTTAAATGAATTAAATAAAGAAGTAGAACAAATATATTATGATATATGGGTGGAGCTGAAGGAAGATCTTCATCCTTATGATCAGGTGAAAATTATAAATAGTGCTTTGTTTTCGAAATTAAAATTCCGAGCGAACACAAAAAATTTCCATTCACCAAATAACTCTTTTTTAAAGTCAGTATTAGAGAGTAAAAAAGGTAACCCGATATCTCTATCAGTCATATATATGCTTGTTGCTGAAAAGTTAGGGATGCCTATTTATGGGGTAAATTTGCCAAATCTGTTTATTGTAACCTATAAATCTGAAGAAACTCAGTTTTACATAAATGCATTTAATAGAGGGCTAATTTTCTCAAAAAAAGATATTGATAATTATTTGGCAAATTTAAACTTAACGCCAAAGCCAATTTATTACGAACCATGCTCAAATGAAGATATCATAAAGCGTGTGTTACGTAACCTTATCATGGCATATGAGAAATTGGATGATCATCAAAAAGCTGATGAAATTAAAGAATTGCTAATAGAAGTTTCCGGTGGAATTGATTTCGATGCTTTAGGGCTTTAG
- a CDS encoding 4'-phosphopantetheinyl transferase family protein has translation MALEYIKQINDKVHLAVWKIEEDIDFYQRNIVLSPTDVNILAETTHPEKRLEFLAGRMLCKTVLHSLKITDQPIYRNEFGKPVIPDSEYNISLSHTENYIAAAVGFKIEVGIDIEKPKAKMAKIAPRLYTDEEMEYCNADLVKYSKMWSAKEVLYKLFMKRELNFKDHLKVKPLKKDWTLMSGSINKDDFFKEYELAFYKLEEYFICLNVN, from the coding sequence ATGGCATTAGAATATATAAAACAAATAAACGATAAAGTTCACCTAGCTGTTTGGAAAATTGAGGAAGATATAGACTTCTATCAAAGAAACATTGTTTTAAGCCCAACTGATGTTAATATTCTTGCTGAGACTACTCACCCTGAAAAAAGATTAGAATTCTTAGCTGGTAGAATGTTATGTAAAACGGTATTACATTCATTAAAAATAACTGATCAGCCTATATATAGAAATGAATTCGGGAAACCTGTAATACCTGATTCAGAGTATAATATTTCACTTTCTCACACTGAAAATTATATAGCTGCTGCCGTAGGATTTAAAATAGAAGTGGGTATTGATATTGAAAAACCAAAGGCCAAAATGGCAAAAATTGCCCCAAGACTTTATACTGATGAGGAAATGGAATATTGTAATGCTGACTTGGTGAAATATTCCAAAATGTGGTCTGCCAAGGAAGTATTGTATAAGCTGTTTATGAAACGTGAATTAAATTTTAAAGACCACTTAAAAGTAAAACCACTCAAAAAAGACTGGACTCTAATGAGTGGTTCTATTAATAAAGATGATTTCTTTAAAGAATACGAATTAGCTTTTTACAAATTGGAGGAGTATTTTATTTGCTTAAATGTGAACTAA
- a CDS encoding WD40 repeat domain-containing protein — MPKINVEKVQSLTGHKDCLYVVEPAAQNNQFFSAGGDGIVALWDLKDPELGQMVAKVNNSVYALHYLRNTNHLLVGHNYEGIHLIDVENKQEVKSSKITDEAIFDIKVIDNIILSACGDGQLILSDLKDLSTIAKLQISDKSIRTIAVHPNQKEVALGLSDNTIKVLSSTDWRLKKEIKAHDNSVFTIQYSRDGKLLLSAGRDAHLKIWDAQSDYILVESIVAHMYAINNISFRSDGKYFSTCSMDKSIKIWDAQSFKLLKVIDKARHAGHATSVNKLYWTDYNDQLVSVSDDHTISIWDIQMN; from the coding sequence ATGCCTAAAATTAATGTAGAAAAAGTACAAAGCCTAACAGGACATAAAGATTGCCTATATGTAGTGGAACCAGCAGCCCAAAATAATCAATTTTTCTCTGCTGGCGGAGATGGGATTGTGGCTTTATGGGATTTAAAAGATCCAGAATTAGGTCAAATGGTAGCAAAAGTCAATAATTCTGTATACGCTTTACATTATCTGAGAAATACCAATCATTTGTTGGTAGGCCATAATTATGAAGGTATTCATTTAATAGATGTTGAGAATAAACAAGAGGTAAAATCTTCTAAAATAACTGATGAAGCTATATTTGATATTAAAGTAATTGATAATATTATTCTGAGCGCCTGTGGTGATGGTCAGTTAATATTATCTGATTTGAAGGATTTATCTACCATTGCAAAGCTTCAAATTTCGGATAAAAGCATTAGAACCATTGCTGTTCATCCTAATCAAAAAGAAGTAGCCTTAGGCTTAAGTGATAATACGATTAAGGTTTTATCTTCTACTGATTGGCGCTTAAAAAAGGAAATAAAAGCCCATGATAATTCAGTATTTACAATTCAGTATTCTAGGGATGGAAAGTTATTGTTAAGCGCTGGTCGTGATGCACATCTAAAAATATGGGATGCGCAATCTGATTATATTTTGGTTGAATCAATAGTCGCCCATATGTATGCAATCAATAATATTAGTTTCCGGTCAGATGGTAAGTACTTTTCTACCTGTAGTATGGATAAAAGTATAAAAATTTGGGATGCACAGTCATTTAAGCTCTTGAAAGTTATTGATAAAGCTAGGCATGCAGGTCATGCAACATCCGTTAATAAATTATATTGGACGGATTATAATGATCAACTGGTAAGTGTTAGTGATGATCACACCATATCAATTTGGGATATACAGATGAATTAA
- a CDS encoding DivIVA domain-containing protein: protein MKITPLEIRQKEFEKGFRGYDKDDVKAFLASLSQEWEREMDIQKELKLKLEAAEKEVEKLRQVESSLYKTLKTAEDTGANVITQANRTAELHLKETQIKADKLLSDAQQRAKDIVEDANHKAQAILEDTEDELKEVADGFKQLENHRDNVIEELRNLSTGLNDKVKKIEDRMQHVDIETHLKRARKAVKKIQNADEYELEEVKRPSIKHEAAKVPKAEKANHSEEPKQQNKNEESGGEDTSFFDEITAD, encoded by the coding sequence ATGAAGATTACTCCTTTAGAAATAAGACAAAAAGAATTTGAAAAAGGCTTTAGAGGCTATGATAAAGATGATGTCAAAGCATTTTTAGCTTCTCTATCTCAAGAGTGGGAGAGGGAAATGGACATTCAAAAGGAGTTAAAACTTAAATTGGAAGCAGCAGAAAAGGAAGTAGAAAAGTTGAGACAAGTGGAGAGCTCATTATACAAAACTTTGAAAACGGCAGAAGACACCGGAGCCAACGTAATTACCCAAGCCAACAGAACAGCGGAACTTCATTTAAAGGAAACCCAAATTAAAGCAGATAAATTGTTGTCAGACGCTCAACAAAGAGCAAAAGATATTGTGGAAGATGCTAACCATAAAGCACAGGCAATATTAGAAGATACAGAAGATGAATTAAAAGAGGTTGCCGATGGCTTCAAACAACTAGAAAATCACAGAGATAATGTGATTGAAGAATTGAGAAACCTTAGCACTGGATTGAATGATAAAGTGAAGAAGATTGAAGACAGAATGCAGCATGTTGATATTGAAACTCATCTTAAAAGAGCCAGAAAGGCGGTAAAGAAAATACAAAATGCTGATGAATATGAATTGGAAGAAGTTAAAAGACCTTCTATAAAACATGAAGCAGCAAAAGTACCTAAGGCTGAAAAAGCTAATCATTCAGAAGAGCCAAAACAACAAAATAAAAATGAAGAAAGTGGGGGAGAAGATACTTCCTTCTTTGATGAAATAACAGCCGATTAA
- the folB gene encoding dihydroneopterin aldolase, whose amino-acid sequence MKGKVALSGMTFYGYHGYYVEENKLGNHYSVDLVVDTKFEKMDDNLESTLNYETLYKTTEEVMKKPLKLLETLAFHIGKKILIENDSAIKVLVRVNKKQPPIGAICDVAYVELEVSRDDF is encoded by the coding sequence ATGAAGGGGAAAGTTGCATTGTCAGGAATGACTTTTTATGGCTATCATGGCTATTATGTTGAGGAAAACAAATTAGGGAATCATTATTCGGTTGACTTGGTAGTGGATACCAAGTTTGAAAAAATGGATGATAATTTAGAGAGCACCTTAAACTATGAAACCCTATATAAAACCACCGAGGAGGTTATGAAAAAACCTCTGAAATTACTGGAGACCTTAGCTTTTCATATTGGTAAAAAGATTTTAATAGAGAATGACTCAGCCATAAAAGTATTAGTAAGAGTAAATAAAAAGCAGCCCCCTATCGGTGCAATATGCGATGTAGCTTATGTTGAATTAGAGGTATCTCGAGATGATTTTTAA